The DNA window GTTTTAAAAGCGTCATTACAACTAGCAACATGACAGTCAGTCACCTCTAAGCAGGACTCAGTAGAAACGCTATGTGTTGGATTTGTCCATGTCTCGCTAAATTAACCTAGCTACCATAACAGCTGTGGAGAATTTATTCTGCAGTTTTAAGGGATCTCTCTGAAGGTTTTAGATGATACAGTGGAACTTCGTCCTCTGGATGAAGAACTATACATCTCGGCTTGGCTTCATTGCATTATTGCTTGGGAAACGTTGACATGCCCTTTTTGTTGACGGATGgatgaaaataatgtaattatagTATCGTTATACATAGGCTAGCAAGAAAATCCGCATGAGATACCCATAGAACTGAGCCCTGCTCCATTTCAGCACCATGCTGCGGTCTCAGGTGCTGCCCAGACTCGaaacatttcagcaccatggcacGTTCCCCTGACGCCAAGAATGGTGTCAGCTCTATGCAGCGGACAGCTCCATAATGCTGAAATAGTTAAAGCCCCCTAGAACGTCATTGATTTTAAATTATTCTAAGTGCAAGTGGTTATAATTTATTGCATGTCCTAGTTTTGCAGCTTTGCAACCTCAGAATTATAGCTAATGGATTGCAGCGAGTTACGTTTTTGTGCATGGTGATGAATGAGGATGCTTGATAAACCATAAATTAAACGCAAAAACGTGCACTTACAAATATTTTCTTTTGGCAGAACTTTGACAAGCTATGATCTGTTTTCTAATGACATTGACAATTCATATAGACATTAGACTTAGGCCTAATTGTGACATCATGTGTGTATGACATCTTTGAGGAATGCCCTTGCTTCAGCCAATCGGAATCGAGTATTCAGCAATGCTTTGGCATAATTCAAGGACGTTCATATTCACTTCCGTTGTCTGCCGATGGTTCACTGACGTTTTTTCAAAGGAGATATTAGTATTAACTATAAATAGCCTACAACAATAAGCTACACATCATGTCAGACAACAGCAAGGTATGGTTCATTTAGCCTATTTTGAGTTTAGAGGAGAAATTACTAACAGTATAGTAGGTCACTACCACAGCAATAGGTCTCACTGGTTTGATCCATGGACTGAAATCTGACCACTATTGCCATTTTGTTTAAAATAGGAGCGAATAAGTTGTTTTATGAAGTCACAACCTAAGACTGCTATTGACCTCTCATTTATCCACCAGAGCGTGAAATGGGAGGATTCCCCGGAtgattaaaataaagttgtggagAATATGAAGGATGAAACAGAGACACATGAGAACAACAAGAACAGGACTGGAGGCAAGGTAAGAAATATGCTGTCCTTTACACATCCTCTGCctacttaggcacagatctaggattagtttactatcactaaatcctaaccttaaagcaTTAGGAGGAGACGCTACACTGACCTTAGATCTGCTATGAGACCTATAATCTGTTGTCATGTAGGCTAAACGTAAGTCCAGTGGCAGTGCCAAGAAGACTTCCGTGGAGGAGGACAGCAGCATTGGTGCAGGTCCGAGATTACTTCATGTTGGGTGCAGGTTGTGTTCAAATTCATCAGCACTGATCTGAGAAGATAGTATCTAtataggtgaaagcaatatagTGGAGGCCCGCAGAGAGATGTGCTTTTACCTGTACAGTGCAATCAAATCACTGAAGGTGAAGGAAATTAGAAAAAGTTCAGATTCAACTTTAGATTTCTCTTTGCGGATTCCCAGAGTCTTCTCAGACACCCGGGTGTGGTTTCCGGGAAAGGGGATCTATCATTgagcagctggagaaggaggcTCAGAGGACTCTAATGCCTTCTCTCAAGATTGGGACATGCTGTgccccaatcctcctctccttcctgaggAGTCTAACTGATGAGCAAGTCCCATGTCTTTCTCCAACCTCACATACAACAACTCTGAATTTATAGTCATAGTGCACCTTCTAACCACAAATGCGATTTCAaacactacacctaaccctaacatcacCGTAACCACACCCCTAACTCTTCCTGTAAATCAAGAACAAAATGGCTCATGTACTTGCTAATAGCTTAATTAAATACACTTTTATTTTCCCTAACATGGCTATCTAGTGACTCCACTAACTCAACACCAGTGTGCAGCTAAAAGATGtttcctttcttttcttttctctagCCAATGGAGAGTGATTCAGCATGTCATGAAAAATAACGTAAGTCTCTCCACATaagggtctggtcaaaagtagtgcgctatatagggaatggtgTCATGGAATTGCTTGATTGACAAAAACATTACTATGTTTGTTGGCCATAGCTCACATTCGAGCAGCTCTCCATGCTGTGTCTGAAGGTTGTTAAGGTCGTGACCCAGACAGCCCTCCGCATTCTCCTACCAGCGCTAGCTCGTATCATGGGTGTGGACCTGAGGAGTGGGGCAGCCTCCCCAGAATCCCAGTGCTCTCTGACAGGGTCTGAGGATTCCTTAGGCAGTCTGGATGAGCGAGAGAAAAGGCTGCTGATCAGTGAGATGAACTACTGgactaaggagaggaggaggaatggcaGTGCAGGGTGCCGACAAAAATCCACTCGCAGAACCTCATCACCATGCTGGTCGCCTAAGAGGTATGTTCACAGCAATATTTCAACTTAATAATTGCAAGACCTGACCCATACTTATCATCAATTATTAACTTGGAATTCATACCTTGTAGTTTGAAGTTCTGGTCAGAAATGTTGCCCCTGAGGGGGTGGGTCCAGGTGAAAGTAATTTTGAACTGGGTTAGCCAAAAAGTAATCTATGAATAAATAGATCAGGTACATGCCTTTCAGAATTAATCATATTCTGATGTCGTACAAACATCAAAATCTGGCAAAAACTCGTGTCAGTTGGCTTTAGGCTTCTAGAACTACGGTGGTATGAGAAGTAAACCATCATTGCTCTCATTTGATTTTCAAGCTCACTAATGACCCAGATTAGATACCAGCTGGCTGGTCACATTTGCATGGCATAAGTGGTGATTGTGTGTTTATCTTCAAGTTCCCAGACCTCATTGCAGAGTTTGCCAGCAACTAGAGAGGCTCCCCTCATGGAGGAGCCTCTGAAAGCTCTCTTTGGGGTAACGCAAGAGAGCCTCCTGATATCCCTGGTTGAGGGTCACTCCAACCccacctcctccagctcttccgaGTTGAGCTATGCTATCGCGGGGGAGGTAGTACACCAGCTTAACTCTGGCCTCTCAGTGGCCATTCAGGCCAGCTCGGGGAGTTGCCCCCCTATGGACAGTCAGGACATAGCAGCAGGCAAGGAGGTCATTCGGGTAGCCTCGGTGCAGATCCTGGCCGAGCTACAGAGCCAAACGTCTGAGCCAGAGTGGGTAGGGTTTATCGAGCCCCTCATGGACCCTGTGACCGATGATGTGCTGAATGCCATTGTCGGCACAATGGACAAAATGGCACAGGACTACAACATCCTATTGGATCTGGCCAAGAAGATGACAATCTTGGGGTCTAAATTTCTGACCAATCTTCAATGTGACCTTGATGTTGAGTGTCCATCTGGGAAAGAAGGGACCACTCACTTTCTCAAAGAGACTGGATCCTCTAGCAGTGTGGTGTCCAGAAAGCTTCAGACCCTCTCTAGCCCCGACTTTCAGTCTAAAGCCCTCAAGGCGGTGAGCACCATCCTTACAAGGAAAGTCAGCAGCTCTTCTGGCGTGGCTCCTTCCTCTAGGCCTTCTAGTGCTGCTCCTAGCCTTACTGAAGCTCCCCTGAATACCAGCTGcacagccctgacatctgtaagcTCCACTGCCACAGTGATTGTTAAGGCATTTGTGGGAGGCATGGAGACGATAGCATCATTTGAAGGCAAATGTGAAGCAGTTGATTGGCCAGTTCCTGTAAATGACCACAAAACAGGGTTTTCACAGAAGATAACCTTCTCTCCAGCCCGCACACTCTATGGCCTTATACGAGCAAAGCTGAGGGACCTTTTAACTCTATCCGCTCGAAGGGAAGGTGTGGCTAAGGATGCTTCTCTTCAGGAGTCTTCAGACACCCTGGAAAAGgcaactgtttcaactgttgaGGTCCAGTTACCCAGCACCAAACTTAGTAGAGTTCCCAGTGAGAGCCAACCaataccagctctctgtctctccaatcTGGATAACAGCACTCAAGAAGTTCTTAGCAGTGTTTTTTCCATCTACAAGTCAGAGTTATcaaaagagagagagtaaatgCTTGGCCGTTGTCAGTTCATCTGATGAGTCCCTAGATGCTTGTTGGCTTGTTGATGGTGTcctatcaaagcttgatgactaTACTATTTCCCAGTCACCCTCACCCAATGAAGACTTGAGTGTGAGTACTCAATGTTCTCAACTGAGCTCAGAAGAGAGTGTCAGAATCACACAGTCCTCTACTAGTCTGATTCAGAGCATTAAGAAGCTCTCTAGCAATGACTTTCAGACTCAGGCAGAAGAGGCAGTGAGTAAAGTGCTGATGAGATCCAGTCATTCCTTTATCACACAGATCAGCCATACTGGTCTTCAGAAAAGTCTGCAGGCTGGCTTATCATCTAGCTCGCCATCAGAGATTGCCTCCATGTCCTCTCAGAATACAGCCCCTGGATTAGTGGAAACCTTTGTCAAAGGAATGGTGACTATTTTCCAGAAAAATGAGTCCACTGACACTGTGCTCCTGGAAAGAAGTGGGAGAGTTTTGCAGTGCTCCCACGGGGGCTCCCAACTGGATGATACTGAATTGAGTGTTCAAATATCAGAAGAGAAGCTTTGGTCAACAGCTAAGACCATCTGCGTCAATATGAAGAACATACTTAAGGATTTCTTCACAGGGCTGAAGCCATCCGGATCCGAAAGGACAGAAAATGCTTCTTCCAAAGAGACCCTTGGGGAAATCCTGGTTGCTATCCAGAGTGAAATCTCAAACTTAGGGCGAATTAAGGATTCCAGGGAGCTCCTTCAGATCAACGATATGGTAGGAACTATGCTGAAGGAGGTTGAGAAAAGTGAGGATGACAGTGAACAAGTCTGCCAAGACATCCCTAGAACCTGTTCATCTTTGTCCACTTCTTTGAAGGGTCGTAGTTCCTTGTCTAGCTCTTCAAAGGgtcctaggtcagagtgtgagtTAGAGATCAACCTCCCTGGCACTCCCATCCCTGACGGAGTGCCTTTTGATCTGACCTGCCCCATCATCAGGAGCTCCTGCATCGACACCAGGGACTCTAAAATGCCAGAGATTTCTACAAGTGACCTAAGGACAAAGATGATGGCACACACAGATGAACCCCTGCATCGTAACAGTCCAATGACTGACAGCAGCCGACCACCGAGTGCTAAAGCCTCTTTTCGATCCTCCACTACTCCATCTTTCACCAGCAAGGGAACCTCTTTGGTACCAAAGGGAGATGGGATTGACATTGAAGAGAAGGAGGTGAGCATCCCCAGCAGCTCTGGCCATCTGAGGGAGCTCTTAATCAACCCAGACATCAGCAGTGCCACTGCATTCCCACTGCAGTACTTGATGGACTCCAGCAAAGATGAtgtcatctgttttgtcaccgTACTGGTGATAAGGTTGCTATCGAAGATCAGACCCTCAGCCCTAGATGGACCCTTCCAACAGGCACCAGACATGACAGAAACATCTCAGCAACTCATCAGACAAGTCCTGTCTGAGTTCTGTGCTGCATCCAGATTCTCCAGGACACAGGAATATTCCCAGAACCTGCACATCCACAGGGTGTTCAGAGGTGTACATAAAAACTTGATGGAGGAGTTTGGCTCTTATAACACCCTGCAAGCAGCTATTTCCTCCCAGGACCCTGCATTTGACAGAGTCCTGGTAAAGTCCTTGACCCAGCAGCTGGTACAGGGACGCAAGGAGGCGTCAAGACCAGCTTCTGCTGCAACAAACCCAGCAGACCaggctgagacagagaggggggctgAGCAGAAAGCAAGAAGGAGCTTCCTTTGCTTTTCAATGACCAAACTCAGGATCAACTTCAAGGTATAGCAGGGAGTTAGCATTTGTTTTTTGTTCCAGTTAGGTGCTGATGTTATTGATGTGGCTATGATAAGACAAATATATGagataaatatgtttttattcatcACTAAATTGTTGCCTTGGATTCAGAAGTGTTCCATTTCTTTATATATTCTCTGTACCATTTTCTTTACCTTTCTCCTGTTAGCGTTCCAAGAGAGGAAACAAAAAGGACTGCCATTCAGTCCAGGAACAGACTGAGATTACCTCTACTGATGGACATTGCATAGGTAAGGATGTTTTAGAGCTCTGCTATAGCTTGTAGTTTTGTTTAGGTGTGTGTTAGAAACAGAGTATGCCTACCAAACTCATTGCACAGTTATTTATCAAAGTTAttatactgtatttctctctctctctctctctctccccatccatttctcttgtgtttctagctccacacATTGAggctcatggtgctgaatctcCAGTTGGAGAGgtttctccctccatatctcagcCTATCAAAAAACAATCCTTGATTGTCAGGGTCTTTTCAGCAATGATGAAGCCATTCAGGCGCTTCACCAAGAAGAACCTGTAACCTGTTACGCTGCATGAAGAACTACTTTTGTAACAGCAAGACTTTTGACAAGAGGAATTTCTGCATGTCTACCCTTTCAAagtctatttgatcaaataaatgcAAATTATTTTACAAGAGTTTCAAGTGTTTTGGATGATTGGTAGCACCGAAGCAGCTTTTCTCAGAGAAATGCACTAGTTCCCCCTTGGTTACACATTTATTGTGCAGTTTTTGAGTTGGCAGGActtggggcggcagatagccttgtggttagagcgttgggtcagcaaccgagaggttgctagatcaaatccctgagctaacaaggtaaaaatctgttgttctgcccctgaacaaggcagttaacccactgttcctaggctgccactgtaaataagaatttgttcttaacaacttgtcttgtaaaaaaagaaaaataaccaGAGCTTGTCTCTAATACAATAGTTTCTGCATAGACCGTCAGATAACCAGATGTTCTCTATTAATTTAGTTAGATGACAGTTCCTGATTCTGAGATACTGTAAAtcgacagaccttgagaggagatAAAACCACATCTGTTGATCCATTTCACTGGTTTCTGGTTTCTTGTGAATGTATAGTAATGTTTTtacaattgtataactgccttcattttactggaccccatgaagagtagctgctgcagctaaaggggatccattataaatacaaatacaaacccaATGCACCATGATAATACATGCATCAACTTGTTTTGACATATCACATGGGATATGACAGTTCCTGATTCTGAGATACTGTAAATCaacagaccttgagaggagatAAAACAACATCTGTTGATCCATTTCACAGGTTTCTGGTGGTTTCTAAGCATTCTACATGTGTTGGGGAAGGAGGGTGGGATCTCTCCAGAGCATCTAATTACGTCAATCATGTCTTGCCATGCATGTGATGTGAGATAATGTTATGCACCACACAAATATATATTGCCTAAGGCTGCAGTGCTATACTCCATGGAGACAGTGCTCATTGTTCATTTTACATGATGGATATATGCTACTCCATTTCATACAatcaatcatcaatcaatcagtacaatttatttataaagtcctttttacatcagcagttgtcacaaagtgcttatttagacacccagcctaaaaccccaaatagcatgcaatgcagatttagaagcacggtggctaggaaaaactccct is part of the Salmo trutta chromosome 34, fSalTru1.1, whole genome shotgun sequence genome and encodes:
- the LOC115173348 gene encoding uncharacterized protein LOC115173348, which codes for MRSSHSFITQISHTGLQKSLQAGLSSSSPSEIASMSSQNTAPGLVETFVKGMVTIFQKNESTDTVLLERSGRVLQCSHGGSQLDDTELSVQISEEKLWSTAKTICVNMKNILKDFFTGLKPSGSERTENASSKETLGEILVAIQSEISNLGRIKDSRELLQINDMVGTMLKEVEKSEDDSEQVCQDIPRTCSSLSTSLKGRSSLSSSSKGPRSECELEINLPGTPIPDGVPFDLTCPIIRSSCIDTRDSKMPEISTSDLRTKMMAHTDEPLHRNSPMTDSSRPPSAKASFRSSTTPSFTSKGTSLVPKGDGIDIEEKEVSIPSSSGHLRELLINPDISSATAFPLQYLMDSSKDDVICFVTVLVIRLLSKIRPSALDGPFQQAPDMTETSQQLIRQVLSEFCAASRFSRTQEYSQNLHIHRVFRGVHKNLMEEFGSYNTLQAAISSQDPAFDRVLVKSLTQQLVQGRKEASRPASAATNPADQAETERGAEQKARRSFLCFSMTKLRINFKRSKRGNKKDCHSVQEQTEITSTDGHCIAPHIEAHGAESPVGEVSPSISQPIKKQSLIVRVFSAMMKPFRRFTKKNL